The proteins below are encoded in one region of Helianthus annuus cultivar XRQ/B chromosome 2, HanXRQr2.0-SUNRISE, whole genome shotgun sequence:
- the LOC110888501 gene encoding uncharacterized protein LOC110888501 → MELAHRAYWAITTVNADYNEAGKMRKLQLCEIEELRDEAYECASAYKDKLKKLKSKWMGPYVVRRVGRFGDVDIQDEQTLKQQTVNGQWLKRYLEGNDINNLEVDKVGYILRPVDEEQQ, encoded by the exons atggagttagCGCATCGGGCTTATTGGGCGATCACTACGGTTAATGCGGATTACAACGAAGCGGGGAAGATGAGGAAGCTACAATTATGTGAAATTGAAGAGCTTAGAGACGAGGCATATGAATGTGCATCGGCGTATAAAGACAAACTCAAGAAG cttaaaagtaaatggatgggcccgtatgttgTTCGGCGAGTTGGGAGGTTTGGTGATGTAGACATCCAAGACGAGCAAACACtaaaacaacaaacggtgaacggtcaatGGTTGAAACGGTACTTGGAGGGGAACGACATAAACAACTTGGAGGTTGATAAAGTGGGCTACATTCTACGCCCGGTTGATGAGGAACAAcaatga